A region from the Drosophila takahashii strain IR98-3 E-12201 chromosome 2L, DtakHiC1v2, whole genome shotgun sequence genome encodes:
- the dimm gene encoding protein dimmed: protein MDATQLTELMSSHDFMQLQHQLHHNNNNYNTDGHNGLSSESAEGSSRPVRRATRRTSQLSNNTYDLEMTDSSSQSDDTSGGGGSSNGGGSATNTAHPAGGSLGVPGSTGRGRVQQAGSSTCPSTLTPHSTNSSSSQANANGNANRRRKGALNAKERNMRRLESNERERMRMHSLNDAFQSLREVIPHVEMERRLSKIETLTLAKNYIINLTHIILSKRNEEAAALELNSGAVGGVLLSNLAAESGGGSASGSAATLCFEDALANGGAFDCALLAATDTGSLLNAAAVTASPAMQSLQPQAMHMQTPLEQQQQQQTSHLPHHQQAMHGHGHLGASMMQSQQQQQQQQPTLILNGNSSVGVAIGVGVGVGVGVGVGNNTASFADINDNFDEPFREFL from the exons atggaTGCCACACAGCTAACGGAGCTAATGAGCAGTCATGATTTCATGCAATTGCAGCATCAGCTGCatcacaacaacaataattacAACACAGACGGGCACAATGGACTGTCCTCGGAATCGGCGGAAGGGAGTTCGCGACCCGTCCGACGCGCCACCAGACGCACTTCCCAG TTAAGCAATAACACTTATGACCTGGAGATGACGGACTCCAGTTCGCAGAGCGATGACACCAGTGGCGGTGGAGGGAGCAGCAATGGCGGAGGCAGCGCCACCAACACTGCTCATCCCGCGGGCGGCTCCCTGGGCGTTCCGGGTTCCACTGGCCGAGGGCGGGTCCAGCAGGCGGGCTCATCAACCTGCCCCTCCACCCTGACCCCACACAGTACCAACTCCAGCTCCTCCCAAGCCAACGCCAACGGCAACGCCAATCGGCGGCGCAAGGGTGCCCTTAACGCCAAGGAGCGGAACATGCGTCGCCTGGAGTCCAACGAACGCgagcggatgcggatgcacAGCCTGAACGATGCCTTCCAATCGCTGCGGGAGGTCATACCGCATGTGGAGATGGAGCGGCGGCTGTCCAAGATCGAAACGCTGACGCTGGCCAAGAACTACATAATCAATCTGACCCACATAATACTCTCCAAGCGCAacgaggaggcggcggccTTGGAGCTCAACTCGGGGGCCGTTGGCGGAGTGCTGCTCTCCAATCTGGCCGCAGAAAGTGGAGGCGGGTCGGCGAGTGGCAGTGCTGCGACGCTCTGTTTCGAGGACGCCCTGGCCAATGGGGGCGCCTTCGACTGTGCCCTTTTGGCAGCCACCGATACCGGCAGCCTGCTCAACGCCGCTGCAGTGACCGCCAGCCCCGCGATGCAGAGCCTCCAGCCACAAGCCATGCACATGCAGACGCcgctggagcagcagcagcagcagcaaaccaGCCACCTCCCACACCATCAGCAGGCCATGCATGGCCATGGCCACCTGGGGGCCTCCATGATGCagtcacagcagcagcagcagcagcagcagcccacGCTTATACTCAACGGCAATTCATCGGTGGGCGTTGCAATAGGGGTTGGAGTTGGAGTGGGGGTTGGGGTAGGAGTGGGCAACAATACCGCGAGCTTTGCAGACATCAACGATAACTTCGACGAGCCGTTCCGAGAGTTCCTCTAA
- the Tsp39D gene encoding CD63 antigen, protein MASGGLACVKYLTFFCNLLFALTGLLIFLVGGMVQLNYAHYSNFVSDHIWTAPIILMIVGAAVAVICFLGCCGALKESSCMILSFAILAVVIFLFEIGLGFAGYVKHTGLQQLMESQFNSTMKHYKERDDYRDAWTLLQTELDCCGTYGPNDWDTVLTNKNHTLPPACCSVINLSEAKECTYVHAAKQGCLQKLLEILDSKTLILASVVLAVAGIQMLTILFACCLYRSFRRSYDHV, encoded by the exons ATGGCATCCGGCGGGTTGGCATGTGTCAAATACTTGACATTCTTCTGCAATCTTCTTTTTGCG CTCACCGGACTTCTCATCTTTCTGGTGGGAGGAATGGTTCAACTGAACTATGCTCACTACTCGAATTTCGTTAGCGATCACATCTGGACCGCTCCTATTATACTAATGATTGTCGGCGCCGCCGTAGCCGTGATCTGCTTCTTGGGATGTTGCGGAGCCCTGAAGGAGAGCAGCTGCATGATCCTGAGCTTTGCCATTCTCGCTGTGGTGATCTTCCTGTTCGAGATCGGATTGGGCTTTGCTGGCTATGTGAAGCATACTGGCCTGCAGCAGCTGATGGAGAGTCAGTTCAATTCGACCATGAAGCACTACAAGGAGCGGGATGACTACCGGGATGCATGGACTCTGCTGCAGACCGAGCTAGACTGCTGCGGCACTTATGGGCCCAACGATTGGGACACCGTATTGACCAACAAGAACCATACCCTGCCACCTGCATGCTGCTCTGTGATTAATTTAAGCGAGGCCAAGGAATGCACCTATGTCCATGCAGCCAAACAAGGATGCTTGCAGAAACTTTTAGAAATCCTGGACTCGAAGACTTTAATCTTGGCCTCCGTCGTTTTGGCAGTAGCGGGTATTCAG ATGCTCACTATACTGTTTGCCTGCTGCCTCTACCGTTCGTTTCGCAGGAGCTACGACCATGTTTAG